The proteins below come from a single Pedobacter aquae genomic window:
- a CDS encoding ion transporter encodes MKKRLYNIIFEHDTKAGRAFDIALLWMILFSVVIVIIESIPEVHEAFFKEFYTIEWVLTILFSIEYILRIWTSPKPFRYIFSFWGLVDLLSIIPTYFDLFFAGYHYLLTVRIFRLLRVFRILKLVRFNREAQMLFNALKASSYKISVFLMTVLTMVTILGTLMYVIEGSENNFTSIPQSIYWAIVTVTTVGFGDIVPQTVLGKFLSSLAMIMGYAIIAVPTGIITVELSKNKSKVCGNCSTENPISANFCSQCGKEITQLPDAS; translated from the coding sequence ATGAAAAAACGTCTTTATAACATCATTTTCGAACACGATACTAAAGCCGGAAGGGCATTTGATATAGCTTTACTTTGGATGATTTTGTTTAGTGTGGTGATTGTTATTATAGAAAGTATCCCCGAAGTACATGAGGCTTTTTTTAAAGAATTTTATACCATAGAGTGGGTTTTAACCATTTTGTTTTCTATAGAATACATCTTGAGGATATGGACATCGCCAAAACCATTTCGTTATATATTTAGTTTTTGGGGCTTGGTAGATTTACTTTCTATTATCCCAACCTATTTTGATTTATTTTTTGCTGGATACCATTATCTGCTTACTGTAAGGATATTTAGATTATTAAGAGTTTTTAGAATCTTAAAATTGGTACGCTTTAACCGCGAAGCACAAATGCTTTTTAACGCTTTAAAAGCCAGTTCCTATAAAATAAGTGTTTTTTTAATGACGGTACTTACCATGGTTACCATTTTAGGCACCCTAATGTATGTGATTGAAGGTAGTGAAAACAATTTTACCAGTATCCCACAAAGCATTTACTGGGCAATAGTAACGGTAACAACAGTAGGTTTTGGAGATATAGTACCACAAACTGTATTAGGTAAATTTCTTTCTTCTTTGGCGATGATTATGGGCTATGCTATTATTGCCGTTCCAACGGGTATCATTACGGTTGAGCTATCTAAAAATAAAAGTAAAGTTTGCGGTAATTGCAGTACAGAAAACCCTATTAGCGCTAATTTCTGTAGCCAATGTGGTAAAGAAATTACACAATTACCGGATGCCTCTTAA
- a CDS encoding phytoene/squalene synthase family protein: MDLYTQTCLDCSKIITNNYSTSFSLGIKAFDKKFREPIYAIYGFVRFADEIVDTFHDQDKESLIAQFRKDTVEAIERKISLNPVLHAFQLVVNKYHIEFHLMDAFLKSMEMDLDKTRYTDDSYKEYIYGSAEVVGLMCLRVFCEGNHQLYDALLPKARSLGSAFQKINFLRDIKSDFEERGRTYFPGIDFTKFTEADKQEIEKDIKADFDDALEGIKQLPQGSKLGVYIAYVYYLKLFEKIKATSAQTIANKRIRIPDTQKIFLMAQALIKDKLNFV, translated from the coding sequence ATGGATTTATACACCCAAACCTGCCTAGATTGCAGTAAAATTATTACCAATAACTACAGTACTTCTTTTAGTTTGGGTATTAAGGCTTTTGATAAAAAATTTAGAGAACCTATTTATGCCATCTATGGTTTTGTGCGTTTTGCTGATGAAATTGTTGATACTTTTCATGATCAAGACAAAGAAAGCTTAATTGCCCAGTTTAGAAAAGATACAGTTGAAGCTATAGAACGTAAAATTAGCCTGAATCCGGTATTACATGCCTTCCAACTAGTGGTAAATAAATATCATATTGAGTTTCATTTAATGGATGCTTTTCTTAAATCTATGGAAATGGATTTAGACAAAACCCGTTATACCGATGATAGCTACAAGGAGTACATTTATGGCTCGGCAGAAGTAGTAGGTTTAATGTGTTTAAGAGTTTTTTGTGAAGGCAATCATCAGCTTTACGATGCGCTATTACCAAAAGCAAGAAGTTTGGGTTCTGCTTTTCAGAAAATTAATTTTTTAAGAGATATTAAATCTGATTTCGAGGAAAGAGGAAGAACGTATTTTCCTGGTATTGATTTTACAAAATTTACTGAGGCTGATAAACAAGAAATAGAAAAAGATATCAAAGCAGATTTTGATGATGCTTTAGAAGGGATAAAACAACTTCCGCAAGGTTCTAAACTGGGGGTTTACATTGCCTATGTTTATTATCTTAAATTATTCGAGAAAATCAAAGCTACATCGGCCCAAACCATAGCAAATAAAAGAATACGTATTCCAGATACACAAAAGATATTCTTAATGGCACAAGCATTAATTAAAGACAAACTAAACTTTGTTTAA
- a CDS encoding phytoene desaturase family protein: MGTQSKIAVIGAGFSGLAAATVLAKKGYQVTLIEKNDQTGGRARIWQTEGFTFDMGPSWYWMPDIFENYFNLFGKSVKDYYQLIQLDPGYRIYFGEDEIMNIPANMQELEALFEKYEPGSSIGLRKFMEQAAYKYKTAMSDYVFRPSHSITEFIDLRMMLESLRIHMLKPMSSHVRKYFKNPKLIQLLEFPVLFLGATAQKIPAMYSLMNYADLAMGTWYPMGGMNQIVKAMTKLAEEQGVEILLNTEVEKIAVDKNKATTLVTNKGNIEADFVISGADYEHTDQQLLEPKNRNYTAEYWDKRTMSPSSLLFYIGLDKKLEGIKHHNLFFDEDLDQHAKEIYTTPKWPTKPLFYACCPSQTDDTVAPEGKENLFFLIPLAPGLEDSDELREKYYNIIMDRFENITKQKVRGHEIIKRSYAMEDFKKDYHSYKGNAYGLANTLAQTAFFKPAMRAKKVTNLLFTGQLTVPGPGVPPSLISGQVAASEADKYFKGI, from the coding sequence ATGGGTACTCAATCTAAAATTGCAGTTATTGGCGCAGGTTTTTCTGGTTTGGCTGCGGCAACAGTATTGGCTAAAAAAGGCTATCAGGTAACTTTAATAGAAAAAAACGACCAAACTGGTGGCCGAGCGAGAATTTGGCAAACCGAAGGTTTTACTTTTGATATGGGACCAAGCTGGTATTGGATGCCAGATATTTTTGAGAACTATTTCAACCTATTTGGTAAAAGTGTTAAAGATTATTATCAGCTTATTCAATTAGACCCCGGTTATAGAATTTATTTTGGTGAGGATGAAATCATGAATATCCCGGCCAATATGCAAGAACTAGAAGCTTTATTTGAAAAGTACGAGCCAGGAAGCAGCATTGGTTTAAGAAAATTTATGGAGCAAGCGGCTTATAAGTACAAAACCGCCATGAGCGATTATGTTTTTAGACCTTCGCACTCTATTACCGAGTTTATAGATTTAAGAATGATGCTGGAAAGCTTACGTATTCATATGCTTAAACCTATGAGCTCTCATGTAAGAAAGTACTTCAAAAACCCAAAACTGATACAACTCTTAGAGTTTCCGGTTTTGTTTTTAGGCGCTACAGCACAAAAAATACCAGCCATGTACAGCTTAATGAATTATGCCGATTTAGCCATGGGCACTTGGTACCCAATGGGTGGCATGAATCAAATTGTAAAAGCCATGACTAAGCTTGCCGAAGAACAAGGTGTAGAAATATTGCTAAATACAGAAGTTGAAAAAATTGCAGTAGACAAAAACAAGGCTACAACTTTAGTTACAAACAAAGGAAATATTGAAGCAGATTTTGTTATTTCTGGCGCAGATTACGAACATACCGACCAGCAACTTCTAGAACCAAAGAACAGAAATTATACTGCCGAGTATTGGGATAAAAGAACCATGTCTCCTTCATCTTTACTGTTTTACATTGGTTTAGATAAAAAACTGGAAGGTATTAAACATCATAATTTATTTTTTGATGAAGATTTAGACCAACACGCTAAAGAAATTTATACCACTCCTAAATGGCCTACCAAACCCTTGTTTTACGCTTGTTGTCCATCGCAAACAGATGATACCGTAGCACCAGAAGGAAAAGAAAACTTGTTTTTCTTGATACCGCTAGCCCCAGGCTTAGAAGATTCTGATGAATTAAGAGAAAAATATTATAACATCATCATGGATAGGTTTGAGAATATCACTAAACAAAAAGTTAGGGGACATGAAATCATCAAAAGAAGCTATGCTATGGAAGATTTCAAGAAAGATTATCATTCTTATAAAGGTAATGCCTATGGTTTAGCTAATACTTTAGCGCAAACAGCATTCTTTAAACCTGCTATGCGAGCTAAAAAAGTAACTAACCTATTGTTTACTGGCCAACTTACCGTTCCAGGACCAGGTGTACCACCATCCCTAATTTCTGGACAAGTTGCAGCATCAGAAGCTGATAAATATTTTAAAGGAATTTAG
- a CDS encoding GIY-YIG nuclease family protein, which translates to MYFVYIIYSSLRNIFYVGSTSDIKSRIEKHNTNHKGFTGKVGDWKLVFQEIYETKDAAIKREKQIKSWKSRKLIMKLVESSAGSEHPDI; encoded by the coding sequence ATGTATTTCGTTTACATCATCTACTCAAGTTTAAGAAATATATTTTATGTTGGATCAACTTCCGATATAAAATCCAGAATAGAGAAACATAATACTAATCATAAAGGTTTTACCGGTAAAGTAGGTGATTGGAAGTTGGTATTTCAAGAAATTTATGAAACTAAAGACGCTGCTATAAAAAGAGAGAAGCAGATTAAGTCGTGGAAAAGTAGGAAGCTAATCATGAAACTTGTAGAAAGCTCAGCTGGTTCAGAGCATCCCGATATATAA
- a CDS encoding LTA synthase family protein yields the protein MLKFLRGNIYFSLLLRLFIIVVLYAICRIAFYIFNASSFPEFNFSHFLMLLYGGLKFDISAIIYLNLLFIASQIIPLKVRYSKRYQKIFAGIFFFSNGLGLAFNIGDIAYFPFTLKRSTFSMFSQFSNEQNLGTLALKFIFIDYWYTTLLFALCLYAMYWTYKQIPIKKPKIKNTTIYGSSAAVMMLLIIWFSIAGMRGGFRHSTRPITLSNAGEYVQDPSEINIVINTPFSIIRTLKTKPLKEQNFFSKAVADSLYNPIKRPILNQKFKPKNVVVIILESFSREYIGFFNPQLDGGKYKGYTPFLDSLARHSLCFTNAYANGRKSIEGLPSVISSIPGINEPFVLSYYSGNRINSLGGLLAEKGYHTSFFHGAPNGSMGFSSYIKMAGIKHYFGKSEYAHDDDFDGIWGIWDEPFLQYWAKNINTFKQPFFTSVFTLSSHHPFKLPAAYEGKFPKGTLPIHQNVGYTDMALRKFFKTVAKSEWYKNTLFIITADHSTLASHPEYQTSLGAFAVPIIIFDPSGDLKGVRDYPVQQIDIAPTILNYLNFDKAYFAFGHDMLQPQKNHFIVNTIDGNYEIIKDQYVLKYNEESSKLYNYKNDVLLKAEIGKSHPQEKQELETYLKAFIQQYNKNMIGNSLTVD from the coding sequence ATGTTAAAATTTTTAAGAGGAAATATATATTTCTCTTTACTACTAAGGCTATTTATTATAGTGGTCTTATATGCTATTTGTAGGATAGCATTTTATATTTTCAATGCTTCTTCTTTTCCAGAATTTAATTTTTCTCATTTTTTAATGCTTTTGTATGGGGGCTTAAAGTTTGATATTAGTGCAATTATTTATCTAAATCTTCTTTTCATAGCCAGTCAAATTATCCCTTTAAAAGTTAGATACAGTAAAAGATATCAAAAAATATTTGCAGGCATTTTCTTCTTTTCTAATGGTTTGGGCTTAGCTTTTAATATCGGAGATATTGCCTATTTCCCCTTTACCTTAAAACGTAGCACTTTTAGCATGTTTTCGCAGTTTTCTAATGAGCAAAACTTAGGAACACTTGCCTTAAAATTTATTTTTATTGATTATTGGTATACCACATTATTATTTGCGCTTTGCCTTTATGCGATGTATTGGACTTATAAGCAAATCCCCATAAAAAAGCCTAAAATAAAGAATACAACTATTTATGGAAGCAGCGCAGCAGTTATGATGTTGCTAATCATATGGTTTTCTATAGCAGGTATGCGTGGTGGTTTTAGACATAGCACTCGGCCTATTACCCTAAGTAATGCGGGGGAATATGTACAAGACCCCTCTGAAATTAATATTGTTATCAATACACCATTTTCTATTATCAGAACATTAAAAACAAAACCTTTAAAAGAGCAAAACTTCTTTTCTAAAGCGGTAGCAGATAGTTTATATAACCCTATTAAACGACCTATTTTAAACCAAAAGTTTAAACCCAAAAATGTTGTTGTTATTATTTTAGAAAGCTTTAGTAGAGAGTATATAGGCTTTTTTAATCCTCAGTTAGACGGAGGGAAATACAAAGGCTATACTCCTTTTTTAGACTCTTTGGCAAGGCATTCTTTGTGCTTTACCAATGCTTATGCTAACGGTAGAAAATCTATAGAAGGGCTGCCATCTGTTATATCTAGCATACCGGGTATAAATGAGCCTTTTGTATTATCTTATTATTCTGGAAACAGAATAAATAGCTTAGGTGGCTTACTAGCCGAAAAAGGCTATCATACTTCTTTTTTTCATGGCGCCCCAAATGGCTCTATGGGCTTTAGCTCTTATATTAAAATGGCTGGTATTAAACACTATTTTGGGAAATCAGAATATGCTCATGATGATGATTTTGACGGTATTTGGGGCATTTGGGATGAGCCTTTTTTACAATATTGGGCAAAAAACATCAATACCTTTAAACAACCTTTTTTCACGAGTGTATTTACGCTTTCATCGCATCATCCATTTAAATTGCCTGCTGCTTATGAAGGTAAATTCCCAAAAGGTACTTTACCCATTCATCAAAATGTAGGCTATACGGATATGGCTTTACGAAAGTTTTTTAAAACGGTTGCTAAAAGTGAGTGGTATAAAAACACATTATTCATCATTACGGCAGACCATTCTACCTTGGCCAGTCATCCAGAATATCAAACATCCTTAGGTGCTTTTGCAGTTCCCATCATTATTTTTGACCCAAGCGGCGATTTAAAAGGTGTACGAGATTATCCGGTACAGCAAATAGATATAGCCCCTACCATTTTAAATTATCTAAATTTTGATAAAGCTTATTTTGCTTTTGGCCATGATATGCTTCAGCCTCAAAAAAATCATTTTATCGTTAATACTATTGATGGCAACTACGAAATTATTAAAGACCAGTATGTATTGAAATACAATGAAGAAAGCAGTAAACTTTACAATTATAAAAATGATGTTTTATTAAAAGCAGAAATTGGCAAAAGTCATCCACAAGAAAAACAAGAATTAGAAACTTATTTGAAAGCTTTTATACAGCAGTATAATAAAAATATGATTGGGAATAGTTTAACGGTTGATTGA
- a CDS encoding RNA polymerase sigma factor, which produces MTKIEFNTLVMRQASSLKMYALHFTHDADDANDLVQDTMLKAITYYNKFKEGTNLKGWLYTIMKNTFINNYRRFVKINTFVTKTDEISSSQLSYSATVNGGEPKFVMDDIKKALSKLQEEYYVPFTMYFEGYKYHEIADHLAIPIGTVKTRIHVARKLLKKSLKAYDRKTSEAVAA; this is translated from the coding sequence ATGACTAAGATAGAATTTAACACCCTAGTAATGCGCCAAGCATCATCACTTAAAATGTATGCCTTACATTTTACACATGATGCTGATGATGCCAATGATTTGGTACAGGATACTATGTTAAAGGCAATTACCTATTATAATAAATTTAAAGAAGGAACAAACTTAAAAGGATGGTTATACACCATTATGAAGAATACCTTCATTAACAATTATCGTAGGTTTGTGAAGATTAATACTTTTGTAACCAAAACAGATGAGATTTCATCTTCGCAGTTATCTTACTCTGCAACTGTAAACGGAGGAGAGCCAAAGTTTGTGATGGATGATATTAAAAAAGCACTATCTAAACTACAGGAAGAGTATTATGTGCCTTTCACCATGTACTTTGAAGGTTATAAATACCACGAAATTGCAGACCATTTAGCTATACCAATTGGTACAGTAAAAACCAGAATACACGTAGCAAGAAAATTGCTTAAGAAAAGCTTGAAAGCTTATGACCGTAAAACTTCTGAGGCTGTTGCAGCCTAA
- a CDS encoding M1 family metallopeptidase, which yields MILKNIISFVFLLLSISTYSQLLNTHKTTLADSLRGNIHSPYRTCYDVNFYHLKVKIDIANQTIKGSNIFQFTATKDFKTLQFDLFENLQIDKVIYKGQALDFTRTYNAVFVSFPDSIKKNSKQQFEVFYQGKPKIAKNAPWDGGFTFTKHQDKDWIATSCQGLGASSWWPNKDQQADEADSIWMSISVPESIINVSNGRLRSVETLPDGYKTYHWFVSAPINNYNVAVNATNYVHFNDIYKGLKGNLSLDYYVLPEHQETAKTHFDNDVKRMLQAFEHWFGPYPFYKDGFKLIETPYLGMEHQSAIAYGNQFKKGYLGRDLSGTGWGLKWDFIIVHEAGHEWFGNNITTKDIADMWVHESFTNYAESLFIEYHYGKKAGAEYVLGLRNNIQNDKPIVGPYGVNQEGSGDMYYKGANMLHTLRTIVNNDTLWRELLIGLNRDFALKTVTGKDVIDYINQKTKINFTPIFQQYLEYKNIPVLELKKEKKGFSYRWKCDVADFNMPLQVNINHKILKLKPTSSWQNIPGSTFMVDANYYIAIKKI from the coding sequence ATGATACTTAAAAATATAATCTCTTTCGTGTTTCTTCTTTTATCAATAAGCACTTACAGTCAGCTTTTAAACACCCATAAAACTACCTTGGCCGACTCTTTAAGAGGTAATATCCACAGCCCCTACAGAACTTGTTACGATGTTAACTTTTATCATCTAAAAGTGAAAATAGATATAGCCAATCAGACCATTAAAGGCAGTAATATTTTTCAGTTCACAGCTACCAAAGATTTCAAAACTTTACAGTTTGATTTATTTGAAAACCTGCAAATAGATAAAGTGATTTACAAAGGACAAGCTTTGGATTTTACAAGAACCTACAATGCAGTTTTTGTAAGCTTCCCGGATAGTATCAAAAAAAATAGCAAACAACAATTTGAAGTTTTTTATCAGGGGAAACCTAAAATAGCTAAAAATGCACCTTGGGATGGAGGCTTTACATTTACCAAACATCAAGATAAAGATTGGATTGCTACCTCTTGCCAAGGTTTAGGTGCTAGTAGCTGGTGGCCTAATAAAGACCAACAAGCAGATGAAGCAGATAGTATATGGATGAGCATTAGCGTTCCAGAGTCTATCATAAATGTTTCTAATGGCAGGTTACGCTCAGTAGAAACTCTTCCGGATGGTTATAAAACTTATCATTGGTTTGTGAGTGCGCCCATTAACAACTATAATGTAGCGGTAAACGCAACCAATTATGTTCATTTTAATGATATTTATAAAGGTTTAAAAGGTAATCTTAGTCTTGATTATTATGTTTTACCAGAACATCAAGAAACTGCCAAAACGCATTTCGATAATGATGTTAAAAGAATGCTACAAGCTTTTGAACATTGGTTTGGACCTTATCCTTTCTACAAAGATGGTTTTAAGTTAATAGAAACGCCTTATTTGGGTATGGAGCACCAAAGTGCTATTGCTTATGGTAACCAGTTTAAAAAAGGGTATTTAGGTAGAGATTTATCAGGTACTGGCTGGGGATTAAAGTGGGATTTTATTATTGTACATGAGGCCGGACATGAGTGGTTTGGTAACAATATCACCACCAAAGATATTGCCGATATGTGGGTACACGAAAGTTTCACCAATTACGCGGAAAGCTTATTTATAGAATATCATTATGGTAAAAAAGCTGGGGCTGAATATGTGCTAGGCTTAAGAAATAACATCCAAAATGATAAACCTATTGTTGGACCTTATGGCGTAAACCAAGAAGGCTCTGGAGACATGTATTATAAAGGTGCTAATATGTTGCATACTTTAAGAACCATTGTTAATAATGATACTTTATGGCGTGAGTTATTGATAGGCTTAAATAGAGATTTTGCTTTAAAAACCGTCACCGGAAAAGACGTTATCGATTACATTAACCAAAAAACTAAAATTAATTTTACTCCAATATTCCAACAATATCTTGAATATAAGAATATCCCTGTACTAGAACTTAAGAAAGAAAAAAAGGGTTTCAGCTATCGTTGGAAATGTGATGTAGCTGATTTTAACATGCCTTTGCAAGTAAACATCAACCACAAAATCTTAAAACTTAAGCCTACTTCAAGTTGGCAAAATATACCGGGCTCTACTTTTATGGTTGATGCTAATTATTACATCGCCATCAAAAAAATATGA
- a CDS encoding sterol desaturase family protein yields the protein MLVNILIILGTLIGMELVSWALHKYLFHGPLWFVHKTHHQQRHGFFELNDVFSLGFGILACWLMFDNQTTLNYKFWIGVGISIYGIIYFIFHDWFIHNRFKAFKTENVYLKGIRRAHKIHHKSTEKTPSEEFGLLWASRKYFKS from the coding sequence ATGCTAGTAAATATTCTCATTATTTTAGGAACCTTAATAGGGATGGAGTTAGTTTCTTGGGCTTTGCATAAATACTTATTTCACGGTCCGCTTTGGTTTGTTCACAAAACACACCACCAACAAAGACATGGTTTTTTTGAGTTAAATGATGTTTTTAGTTTAGGTTTTGGGATATTAGCCTGCTGGCTGATGTTTGATAACCAAACAACATTAAACTATAAATTTTGGATAGGTGTAGGTATATCTATATATGGTATTATCTATTTTATTTTTCACGATTGGTTTATTCACAATCGTTTTAAAGCTTTTAAAACAGAGAATGTTTATTTAAAAGGTATCAGAAGAGCGCACAAAATACATCATAAATCAACAGAAAAAACACCTTCAGAAGAATTTGGCTTACTTTGGGCATCCAGAAAATATTTTAAAAGCTAG
- the murB gene encoding UDP-N-acetylmuramate dehydrogenase — MLQIHQNVSLKNFNTFQIEVFAKYFVEICIEDELVELFLDPKWHQTPRLVMGGGSNMLLTQDFDGLVIRINIRGIAHRINHQEVVVEAGAGEVWNDFVNYCVHWGFAGVENLSLIPGSVGASPIQNIGAYGVELKDVFESCKAFEIATGTFKYFTHEDCKFAYRESVFKQALKGQYIICSVKFKLSLIPQINISYGAIQTELTKRNITHPALSDVSKVVSEIRVSKLPDPSTIGNAGSFFKNPIITKDQFDLLHKQFPEIVYFLVPNNQVKLAAGWLIEQCGFKGKVVGHTGTWHQQALVIVNHGGATGKEVYDFSTSIINSVQQKFGLVLEREVNVF, encoded by the coding sequence ATGTTACAAATTCATCAAAATGTTTCTTTAAAAAATTTCAATACCTTTCAAATTGAGGTTTTTGCTAAATATTTTGTTGAAATATGTATAGAGGATGAACTAGTAGAGCTGTTTCTAGACCCAAAATGGCATCAAACCCCACGTTTGGTAATGGGCGGTGGCAGCAATATGTTATTAACACAAGATTTTGATGGTTTAGTCATCAGGATCAATATCAGAGGGATAGCGCATCGCATCAATCATCAAGAAGTGGTGGTAGAAGCTGGTGCTGGTGAGGTTTGGAATGATTTTGTGAATTATTGTGTGCATTGGGGGTTTGCAGGAGTAGAGAATTTAAGCCTCATACCCGGTTCTGTAGGTGCTTCGCCTATCCAAAATATTGGTGCTTATGGTGTAGAGCTTAAAGATGTATTTGAAAGTTGTAAAGCTTTTGAAATTGCTACAGGCACTTTTAAGTATTTTACCCATGAAGATTGCAAATTCGCATATCGCGAAAGCGTTTTTAAACAAGCTTTAAAGGGGCAATACATTATATGTAGCGTAAAGTTTAAACTGTCTTTAATTCCTCAAATTAATATCAGCTATGGCGCCATCCAAACCGAATTAACAAAGAGAAATATTACGCATCCTGCTTTAAGTGATGTTTCTAAAGTAGTATCTGAAATTAGGGTGTCTAAACTGCCAGACCCATCTACTATTGGTAATGCAGGCTCTTTTTTTAAAAATCCTATCATTACAAAGGATCAATTTGACCTATTACATAAACAGTTTCCAGAAATAGTGTACTTTTTAGTACCCAATAACCAAGTAAAATTAGCCGCTGGTTGGTTAATAGAGCAATGTGGCTTTAAAGGCAAAGTAGTTGGCCATACTGGTACATGGCACCAGCAAGCTTTAGTAATAGTAAACCACGGTGGCGCAACAGGAAAAGAAGTTTATGATTTTTCTACCTCCATCATAAATTCTGTTCAACAGAAGTTTGGCCTTGTCTTAGAACGCGAAGTAAACGTCTTTTAA